A stretch of the Argentina anserina chromosome 6, drPotAnse1.1, whole genome shotgun sequence genome encodes the following:
- the LOC126798274 gene encoding putative F-box protein PP2-B12, translating into MDLQELPEGCIANVISLTSPPDACRFSLLSKDIRSAAESDAVWSKFIPPETHTILSQSSSLSSSPPKSTKELYMALCDNPVLIDEGNMSFSLDKWSGKKCYMIAAKRLRIAWGGTPQYWTWKPLPESRFKEAAELRFVCWLEIRGRIDTRMLSPSTTYKAYLVYKLTQGTYGLDWPSVVTVGARAHGFDYECPGLMEITAGIKPTAILVPQRNIEIHIERQVGIYPELNGVKFPNESRADGWLEMELGEFHCQGDEEGELEMICCETSRGKSGLLVQGIEVRPKRN; encoded by the exons ATGGACTTGCAAGAGTTGCCGGAAGGTTGCATAGCCAACGTGATCTCGTTGACCAGTCCTCCAGATGCATGCAGGTTCTCCTTGCTTTCTAAGGATATCAGGTCCGCCGCTGAATCCGACGCCGTTTGGAGCAAGTTCATACCGCCTGAGACACACACGATCCTTTCCCAATCCAGCTCCCTCTCCTCTTCCCCTCCGAAATCAACGAAAGAGCTCTACATGGCTCTCTGCGACAACCCCGTCCTCATCGACGAGGGCAATATG AGCTTTTCACTAGACAAATGGAGTGGGAAGAAGTGCTATATGATAGCTGCAAAGCGCCTTCGGATTGCTTGGGGTGGTACTCCTCAATATTGGACATGGAAGCCTCTGCCTGAGTCCAG GTTTAAGGAGGCGGCCGAGCTTCGTTTTGTATGTTGGCTTGAAATCCGTGGTAGAATTGATACGCGCATGCTGTCTCCATCGACGACATATAAAGCTTATCTGGTGTACAAGTTAACTCAAGGCACTTATGGACTAGACTGGCCTTCCGTGGTCACAGTTGGTGCAAGAGCTCATGGTTTTGATTATGAATGCCCTGGTTTGATGGAAATAACTGCAGGCATTAAGCCCACTGCGATTCTGGTGCCCCAAAGAAACATAGAAATCCATATTGAAAGACAGGTTGGAATATATCCTGAACTCAATGGAGTAAAATTTCCAAATGAAAGCAGGGCGGATGGGTGGCTGGAGATGGAGCTGGGTGAGTTTCATTGTCAAGGAGATGAAGAAGGGGAGTTGGAAATGATTTGTTGTGAGACTAGTAGGGGTAAGAGTGGTCTCCTAGTTCAAGGGATTGAGGTCAGACCAAAAAGGAACTAG